In the Candidatus Cloacimonas acidaminovorans str. Evry genome, one interval contains:
- a CDS encoding T9SS type A sorting domain-containing protein — MKRIWIIILTLLLVFPLAGVVQETASLKHFLYGNEPNCAYDNWISHLAEGIAIQGYNTYAPYDRQTNGFGDFVVPNDDQLTAWNYIVDLFLAGSFDEAQTAINNVGFPYQVVLFNDTDSGITYRMLREVPNPEYYDDNGTDDTYDDENGAFAYGWGLYLYNPLGSRPVIVTVPHPCDDFPTPAFALEAFQIWDAQFLLINGAGREVRWTNQGSYNNSKSISDPTRVTNHPFNVCYKKFADLIRTEFNIREFSPQIHSYDWNYHPGYPNVQISAGYNRLCPNLPIRDLSSRKLDMINKGHHIMIPANTVGFHREVYLNDFYGVNYDLYPFLFDDGEHCYEVNNYIDLPAYSQNYQMLYTQSGTTDYDVYDPFLHTEMDELPNSYELTENTYKWFYGWNEALQCWDFDHLFDNFKMYYLRWVYDLESVMDEMFAMNDGLIPPTPVGFSIQNQSLNSITLNWQKVDCYDFDTFEILYSINPIDGYNYQIYNRNNNTILASPYCESVTVPGLSSSNSYFFKIRSKDKNGNYSELSNQITTIPAPATIYTFTAHGLDNEVRLFWGVSGQTNNLGYKVYRKAPTQTDYTLIDSYLTNPSLANTSVSNYTYWDYNVTNGQNWDYIISCTNVNNQEFFYNYPVSAAVRPIHNLTLTNSTATLVDTIYFAQNPYASDSQDTYYDITKSNPSGSSYVWSAFWEAYWGSNGTALSREVKGGYDTALDLKTWTIRIRSTEVNTPLYLSASDNFNRAEKLYIYDSGNGTWHNLFSGPYQFMVANNNVRTMTLYWGNLQPKISHINQNNQLFQGGNNITFQWSAQNSFLIDHLDLYVKNERDSLFLTGNIPGNQNSWIYNIPPNVDMQKARFYINCYAVDGLIQTFVSPYTFALVPRMILHSNEAGWQTRSQIWPDLTPPVETLFGNGAIALTPTNEGTWQENDDLLFGIAYWINAPAVNFFNSTAEICPTEINSFPLQPGWNFIANPHYCSYSVQSLRFLVGTNPFLYSEMIAQNLVSRTVFVYREGKFQSVDTILPFEAFYIKYYGDQSLNTYLRFYPYFEAPEIDPPDNFWQFKVNVSSAGSNADEFVLGTNPIATDGYDFYLDLPSAPEKPFPGLSVFITREAPEDIFFRDKKLSAEFREAFSPVNQQEKIWHFNLVCNSTSPVEFNLSDIDLPNDYTIQFYLDSEYYNYEHTNSFTFFPNEPGTYTGLIKVANYPVSVSDLVQKPISSVTVYPNPFNPTTTIAFNTFATQEVELSLYNLKGQKVRTLYQGILNGGEHKLIWDGKDNNGRTVSSGIYFAKIQAGKYTQIRKMMLIK; from the coding sequence ATGAAAAGGATTTGGATAATAATACTAACCCTTCTGCTGGTTTTTCCTCTGGCAGGAGTAGTTCAAGAAACCGCTTCTCTAAAGCATTTTCTTTATGGAAATGAACCCAATTGCGCTTACGACAATTGGATTTCCCATTTAGCTGAAGGTATTGCAATTCAGGGCTACAATACTTATGCTCCTTACGATAGACAAACCAACGGTTTTGGTGATTTTGTAGTTCCTAATGATGATCAACTAACTGCTTGGAATTATATTGTGGACTTATTTTTAGCCGGCTCCTTTGATGAAGCGCAGACAGCGATTAATAATGTCGGATTTCCTTATCAGGTTGTTCTTTTTAATGATACGGACAGTGGCATAACTTATAGAATGTTGCGTGAAGTTCCCAATCCGGAATATTATGATGATAACGGAACTGATGATACTTATGATGATGAAAACGGTGCTTTTGCCTACGGTTGGGGTTTGTATCTTTACAATCCTTTAGGGAGTAGACCTGTTATTGTAACTGTTCCTCATCCTTGTGATGATTTTCCTACTCCTGCTTTTGCTTTAGAGGCATTTCAAATTTGGGATGCCCAATTTTTATTGATCAATGGAGCAGGTAGAGAAGTAAGATGGACAAATCAAGGTAGTTATAATAATTCCAAATCCATATCTGATCCTACGCGCGTAACCAATCATCCTTTCAATGTCTGTTATAAAAAGTTTGCAGACCTTATTAGAACCGAGTTTAATATCCGGGAATTTTCTCCTCAAATACATAGTTACGATTGGAATTATCATCCTGGTTATCCTAATGTCCAAATTTCAGCAGGATACAATCGTCTCTGTCCCAACCTTCCTATTAGAGACCTTTCCAGCCGAAAACTGGATATGATTAATAAGGGTCACCATATAATGATTCCAGCTAATACGGTAGGTTTTCACAGAGAAGTTTATCTGAATGATTTTTATGGTGTTAATTATGATCTCTATCCGTTTCTTTTTGATGATGGTGAACACTGTTATGAGGTAAATAACTATATTGATTTGCCTGCCTATTCCCAAAATTATCAAATGCTGTATACTCAATCCGGAACAACAGATTATGATGTTTATGACCCCTTTCTCCATACAGAGATGGATGAATTGCCCAATTCTTATGAATTAACCGAAAATACCTATAAATGGTTTTACGGCTGGAATGAAGCATTGCAATGCTGGGATTTTGACCATCTTTTTGATAACTTTAAGATGTATTATCTGCGTTGGGTTTACGATTTGGAAAGCGTTATGGACGAAATGTTTGCAATGAATGATGGCTTAATTCCCCCTACTCCAGTAGGTTTTTCCATTCAAAATCAATCCCTTAATTCCATCACCTTAAATTGGCAAAAGGTTGATTGTTACGATTTTGATACCTTTGAAATACTATATTCCATAAATCCTATTGATGGCTATAATTATCAGATTTACAATCGGAACAATAATACAATTTTAGCTTCACCCTATTGTGAAAGTGTTACGGTTCCAGGATTGAGTTCTTCTAATAGCTATTTCTTCAAAATCCGCTCAAAAGATAAAAACGGAAATTATTCGGAACTTTCCAATCAGATAACTACAATTCCCGCTCCAGCCACTATTTATACTTTTACTGCTCACGGTTTGGATAATGAAGTCCGTCTTTTTTGGGGTGTTTCAGGACAAACTAATAATCTGGGATATAAGGTCTATAGGAAGGCACCAACCCAAACTGACTACACTTTAATTGATTCTTACCTTACCAACCCCTCTCTGGCAAATACATCTGTATCTAACTATACCTATTGGGATTATAATGTTACTAACGGTCAGAACTGGGATTATATAATCAGCTGCACGAATGTAAATAACCAGGAATTTTTCTATAATTATCCTGTTTCTGCAGCTGTTAGACCTATTCATAATTTAACTCTTACTAACTCTACTGCCACTTTGGTAGATACTATTTACTTTGCTCAAAATCCTTATGCTTCCGATAGCCAGGATACCTATTATGATATAACCAAGTCCAATCCTTCCGGTTCAAGTTATGTCTGGTCTGCTTTTTGGGAAGCATATTGGGGTTCCAATGGAACAGCACTTTCCCGGGAAGTTAAAGGTGGCTATGATACTGCTTTAGACCTGAAAACCTGGACGATTAGAATTCGCTCTACGGAAGTTAATACACCTCTTTATTTATCTGCTTCCGATAATTTCAACCGAGCGGAAAAACTTTATATTTACGATTCGGGAAACGGAACTTGGCATAACTTATTTAGCGGACCTTATCAATTTATGGTAGCCAATAATAATGTAAGAACTATGACTTTGTATTGGGGTAACCTGCAACCCAAAATTTCTCATATTAACCAAAATAACCAACTTTTTCAAGGTGGCAATAATATTACTTTCCAGTGGAGCGCGCAAAACAGTTTTCTGATTGACCATCTGGATTTGTATGTTAAAAATGAAAGAGATAGCTTGTTTTTAACAGGAAATATTCCGGGAAACCAAAACAGCTGGATATACAATATTCCCCCCAATGTAGATATGCAAAAAGCCCGTTTTTATATCAATTGCTATGCTGTTGATGGTTTAATCCAAACATTTGTCTCGCCTTATACTTTTGCCCTTGTTCCCAGGATGATTTTACACTCTAATGAAGCCGGCTGGCAAACGCGCTCCCAAATTTGGCCCGATTTAACTCCTCCGGTAGAAACTCTTTTCGGTAATGGAGCCATTGCTTTAACTCCAACTAATGAAGGAACCTGGCAGGAAAATGATGATCTCCTGTTTGGCATTGCCTATTGGATAAATGCACCGGCAGTAAATTTCTTTAATTCCACGGCTGAAATTTGTCCAACTGAAATTAACTCTTTTCCGCTGCAACCGGGTTGGAATTTTATAGCCAATCCTCATTATTGCAGTTATTCGGTTCAAAGTTTACGCTTTCTGGTAGGAACAAATCCTTTTCTCTATAGTGAAATGATAGCTCAAAACCTTGTTTCCCGAACCGTATTTGTCTATCGGGAGGGAAAGTTTCAGTCAGTAGACACAATTTTACCCTTTGAGGCATTTTATATCAAATATTATGGTGACCAGTCCTTAAATACTTATCTTCGTTTCTATCCCTATTTTGAAGCACCGGAAATTGACCCACCTGATAATTTCTGGCAATTTAAAGTAAATGTTTCTTCTGCCGGTAGCAATGCGGATGAATTCGTTTTGGGAACAAATCCAATCGCCACCGATGGTTATGATTTTTACCTGGATTTACCTTCTGCTCCCGAGAAACCATTTCCCGGTTTGAGTGTTTTTATAACAAGAGAAGCACCCGAAGATATCTTTTTCAGGGATAAAAAACTTTCAGCTGAATTTAGAGAAGCATTTTCTCCAGTAAACCAACAGGAAAAAATCTGGCACTTCAACCTTGTTTGTAATTCCACCTCTCCTGTGGAATTTAATCTTAGCGATATAGACCTGCCCAATGATTATACCATTCAATTTTATCTTGATTCAGAATACTATAACTATGAGCATACAAATAGCTTTACCTTCTTTCCTAATGAACCTGGAACCTATACGGGATTGATCAAGGTTGCAAACTATCCTGTTAGCGTAAGTGACTTAGTTCAGAAACCAATTTCCAGCGTAACCGTTTATCCCAATCCCTTTAATCCGACAACTACTATTGCCTTTAATACTTTTGCAACTCAGGAAGTTGAACTCTCGTTATATAACCTTAAAGGACAAAAAGTTCGCACCCTTTACCAGGGAATATTAAACGGTGGAGAACATAAATTGATTTGGGATGGAAAAGATAACAACGGCAGAACCGTAAGCAGCGGAATTTATTTTGCCAAAATACAGGCAGGAAAGTATACTCAAATTCGGAAAATGATGTTGATTAAATAA
- a CDS encoding cysteine desulfurase family protein: protein MQAGRIYLDNCVTTCPAPEVLAEMQPYWEKKFWFPGTFISTGESTNSLINKAQNTIAETLEASAQEIHFTSGGTLANNIAIKGLANAYKQQGKHIIVSVVDYPDLLTNAAYLEKNGFEVTYLSADSEGFISLEELKSAIRKDTILFMTTAVNHTVGTIQPFAEIKAILESADHKIYYHLDAGQGYGKIPLKVNELGIDTMSISAHKIHGPQGIGALYQRTGTKLAQLIHGVKRVDNLQTGGLSIALIAGFAKAVELTFRDFQANTAYLRELSNYLLDRIEKEIPYVELNGPRGEKRAPHNINVSIDFIEGEAITMMLDQKGITVATGSACASEGLKANYVLMAMGKTHIQSHGSMKFTVSRYTTKAELDETVQALAEITQELRNRSPLYLAMTKEK, encoded by the coding sequence ATGCAAGCGGGAAGAATATATCTTGATAATTGCGTAACTACCTGTCCTGCACCGGAAGTTTTAGCAGAAATGCAACCCTATTGGGAAAAAAAGTTTTGGTTTCCGGGAACTTTTATCAGCACGGGTGAAAGCACTAATAGCTTGATAAATAAAGCTCAGAATACAATAGCTGAAACCCTTGAAGCCAGCGCTCAGGAAATCCATTTCACTTCCGGAGGCACTTTGGCTAATAACATAGCTATCAAGGGATTAGCTAATGCCTATAAACAGCAGGGAAAACATATAATCGTTTCCGTTGTTGATTATCCTGATTTATTAACTAATGCTGCCTATCTGGAAAAGAACGGTTTTGAAGTAACTTACCTTTCTGCCGATAGCGAGGGCTTTATTTCTCTGGAAGAGCTGAAAAGTGCTATCCGTAAAGATACAATTCTGTTTATGACTACTGCTGTAAATCATACGGTAGGAACAATTCAGCCCTTCGCAGAAATAAAAGCTATTTTAGAGAGTGCCGACCATAAAATTTATTACCACCTGGATGCAGGTCAGGGCTATGGAAAAATTCCTTTGAAGGTAAATGAACTGGGAATAGACACAATGTCTATCAGTGCCCATAAAATACACGGACCTCAAGGTATTGGTGCGCTCTATCAAAGAACGGGCACAAAGCTGGCACAATTGATTCATGGAGTTAAAAGAGTGGATAATCTGCAAACAGGCGGTTTAAGTATTGCTCTTATTGCCGGTTTTGCTAAAGCCGTGGAACTTACCTTTCGTGATTTTCAAGCTAATACAGCTTACTTAAGAGAACTTTCCAATTACCTTTTGGACAGAATAGAAAAGGAAATACCTTATGTTGAATTAAACGGACCCCGAGGAGAAAAAAGAGCTCCTCACAATATCAATGTTTCCATTGACTTCATTGAAGGTGAAGCAATTACAATGATGCTTGATCAAAAAGGAATTACTGTTGCCACGGGAAGTGCCTGCGCTTCGGAAGGATTAAAGGCAAATTATGTTTTAATGGCAATGGGAAAAACACATATTCAGTCACACGGTTCAATGAAATTTACCGTTTCTCGTTATACAACTAAAGCTGAACTGGATGAAACCGTTCAGGCATTAGCAGAAATAACACAAGAATTGCGCAATCGCAGTCCCCTTTATTTAGCAATGACCAAGGAGAAATAA
- a CDS encoding iron-sulfur cluster assembly scaffold protein — MQYSQKVLDHFMHPHNVGKMENPDAVATEGSPACGDQVTVYLKVDDKTKTITDISFLSYGCASNIATASIITDMAKGKTLEEAKKITWRDAMDALDGLPPVKVHCSVLAADTLQSAISNYEIAHGLKEVPNFGKAAIEEELRKIIYPQVGEDIISLKMVKYIGFQDGEVTIDMNIMKFDQWRDNIAEEIREHLQKYPEVKKITINFP, encoded by the coding sequence ATGCAATACTCACAAAAGGTTTTAGACCACTTTATGCATCCCCATAATGTAGGTAAAATGGAAAATCCTGATGCTGTAGCCACAGAAGGAAGCCCTGCTTGTGGAGATCAGGTAACTGTTTATCTGAAGGTTGATGACAAAACAAAGACCATTACAGATATCAGCTTTCTTTCTTATGGCTGCGCTTCCAATATTGCTACTGCTTCCATAATTACCGATATGGCAAAAGGAAAGACCTTGGAAGAAGCAAAAAAAATTACCTGGCGCGATGCTATGGATGCTTTGGATGGACTTCCTCCCGTTAAAGTTCACTGCAGTGTTTTAGCTGCTGATACTTTACAATCGGCAATTTCCAATTACGAAATAGCACATGGCTTGAAAGAAGTTCCCAATTTCGGTAAAGCAGCTATAGAAGAGGAGCTGAGAAAAATTATCTATCCGCAAGTAGGAGAAGATATTATCTCTCTAAAAATGGTGAAGTATATTGGCTTTCAGGATGGAGAAGTGACTATTGACATGAACATAATGAAATTTGATCAATGGCGGGATAATATTGCGGAAGAAATCCGTGAACACTTGCAAAAATACCCCGAAGTGAAGAAAATTACGATAAACTTCCCGTAG
- a CDS encoding T9SS-dependent choice-of-anchor J family protein, with protein sequence MRKLVFLAFLFTTCLNATVITIGSENQLNQGLPIEPIAHFSYSQQIYLPSEIGCTGIITTLGFQYNVISNVFYNSNKSWKIWLGHTPIAEITNWIPLNDMQVVYDNNLQESDFLGGLPGNGWLVIELETPFLYNGRDALLVAVDENSIGNGSSSDDFICSSCPLDYAIQYQSSHINPDPLAPPESGWNLKNFRSNLQITIEAQYYTPVQPIPANAANNIPVDTTLSWTSICNSFSLVLGTHSDSLLQVVDQTPLTYWQPETPFQFGKTYYWQVTGYTNNCEYVSPLWSFTTITEQISPPQNLTGCYNGSASQLNWNAPVTGNQHYYKIYRNASFFLTTLETSYYDYNVQQGLSYYYYVTAVSFSGSESTPSNVITITIQAGGTDRILFQGFETCPPFTGIIANWQNLDLDLAPTSFWQNVTYPNAGNPAAWLCFEPQSTIPPLTDHPAFEGNKMLASICCIPPPNNDWLISPVIHLGTASSLQFKARSAYANFGLERLSILISNINSEPASFVPLHQNTYIAVPIEWTNYEYDLSAWDNQNVYLAWRCLSVDAMALFLDNIEVFSHNGNVSNQDIELPKPLFCCYPNPSKDSFTLESKDGTAFDVELYNLRGQCLYKEKGIKKLQSSKLNCNLANGIYFMRIAQAGKIVTLKQVVIK encoded by the coding sequence ATGCGTAAACTTGTATTTTTAGCTTTTTTGTTTACTACTTGTTTAAATGCAACCGTTATTACTATCGGAAGTGAGAATCAACTGAATCAAGGTTTACCTATTGAGCCGATTGCTCATTTCAGCTATTCACAGCAAATTTATCTGCCTTCAGAAATAGGTTGTACTGGTATAATAACTACCCTTGGCTTTCAATACAATGTCATCAGTAATGTGTTTTATAATTCCAATAAGAGCTGGAAAATATGGCTGGGACATACTCCCATAGCTGAAATAACAAACTGGATTCCCCTTAACGATATGCAAGTTGTTTATGATAATAATCTTCAAGAATCGGATTTCTTAGGTGGATTACCAGGAAACGGATGGTTGGTTATTGAATTGGAAACACCTTTTTTATACAATGGAAGGGATGCTTTATTAGTAGCCGTGGATGAAAACAGCATTGGTAACGGAAGTAGTTCAGATGATTTTATTTGTAGTTCCTGTCCCTTGGATTATGCCATTCAATATCAAAGTTCCCATATCAATCCTGATCCATTAGCTCCTCCGGAAAGCGGCTGGAATTTGAAAAACTTTCGCAGTAACCTCCAAATCACAATTGAGGCACAATATTACACTCCCGTTCAGCCAATTCCTGCAAATGCAGCAAACAATATTCCCGTAGATACAACTTTATCCTGGACAAGCATCTGTAACAGCTTTTCTCTTGTTTTGGGAACGCATTCGGATTCCTTACTGCAAGTGGTAGATCAGACACCTTTAACCTATTGGCAACCAGAAACACCTTTTCAATTTGGTAAGACCTATTATTGGCAGGTAACCGGTTATACTAACAATTGTGAATATGTTTCTCCCCTCTGGAGTTTTACTACTATTACGGAACAAATATCTCCTCCACAGAATTTAACCGGTTGCTATAATGGTTCTGCTTCTCAATTAAATTGGAACGCACCTGTAACAGGAAATCAACATTATTACAAAATATACCGGAATGCCAGTTTTTTCCTAACTACCCTTGAAACAAGTTATTACGATTACAATGTGCAACAGGGCTTAAGTTATTATTACTATGTAACGGCAGTGAGTTTTTCCGGCTCGGAAAGCACTCCTTCCAATGTAATAACAATCACTATTCAAGCTGGAGGAACAGACAGAATATTGTTCCAGGGCTTTGAGACCTGTCCTCCTTTTACCGGAATAATAGCAAACTGGCAAAATCTGGATTTGGATTTGGCTCCAACTTCCTTTTGGCAAAATGTAACTTACCCCAATGCGGGAAATCCGGCTGCTTGGCTTTGTTTTGAACCCCAAAGTACAATTCCTCCTTTAACGGATCATCCGGCTTTTGAAGGTAATAAAATGCTTGCCTCAATTTGTTGTATTCCACCTCCTAATAACGATTGGTTGATTTCACCCGTTATTCATTTGGGCACTGCTTCTTCTTTGCAATTTAAAGCCCGGTCTGCTTATGCCAATTTTGGATTGGAACGCTTAAGTATTCTGATTTCCAATATCAATAGCGAACCTGCTTCTTTTGTGCCTTTACACCAAAATACCTATATCGCTGTTCCTATTGAGTGGACAAATTACGAATACGATTTATCTGCCTGGGATAATCAAAATGTTTATCTTGCCTGGCGTTGTCTTTCCGTAGATGCAATGGCTTTGTTTTTGGATAATATTGAGGTCTTTAGTCATAATGGCAATGTTTCCAATCAGGATATAGAACTTCCCAAACCCCTTTTTTGCTGTTATCCCAATCCCTCAAAGGACTCTTTTACATTAGAGAGCAAAGATGGAACTGCCTTTGATGTGGAACTTTATAACCTGAGGGGACAATGCCTGTATAAAGAAAAGGGAATCAAAAAACTGCAAAGCTCTAAACTGAATTGCAATTTAGCTAATGGCATTTATTTTATGCGGATCGCTCAAGCAGGAAAGATAGTTACTCTCAAGCAGGTTGTAATAAAATAA
- a CDS encoding glycosyltransferase family 9 protein — MNILILRLSSMGDIILTQPICAILQKHFSGCQIDYVCKEEFKELPEMFAPPVHHLVYEKTLKFHLWLSKRKYDLILDLHNKFSTFLLMLFLRAPRKVHYSKKRGLRRDIVKGNKKLKIDSTVELYASALKKMGINELWSYPRLQVTELPNSAPAKYNNALSGEIKIAVFPGANHFTKRYPAANWIQLINSNPHYDFTLFGSQADEELCKFITQKCSTNCRNKCSTLTLRELLTELISYNLIISGDTGPMHLAAALNKPQIAIFGGTHPRLGFRPLNNKAIILCAELPCQPCSLHGKEKCPLNHFNCMNAISPALLSSAIKKALEG; from the coding sequence ATGAATATTCTTATTCTGCGACTCTCTTCAATGGGTGATATTATACTCACTCAACCGATTTGTGCTATCTTACAGAAACACTTTTCTGGTTGCCAAATTGACTATGTTTGCAAAGAGGAATTCAAGGAACTTCCGGAAATGTTTGCTCCTCCTGTTCATCATCTTGTTTATGAAAAGACGCTGAAATTTCATTTATGGCTAAGCAAAAGAAAGTATGACCTAATTCTGGATTTGCACAATAAGTTCTCTACTTTTTTGCTGATGCTTTTTTTAAGAGCTCCCCGAAAAGTCCATTACAGCAAAAAACGCGGTCTTAGACGCGATATTGTGAAAGGGAATAAAAAGCTGAAAATAGACAGTACGGTTGAGCTTTATGCCTCTGCTCTTAAAAAAATGGGAATAAATGAACTCTGGTCTTATCCTCGTTTGCAGGTAACTGAGCTACCGAATTCCGCTCCTGCAAAATACAACAATGCCCTCTCCGGCGAAATAAAAATTGCCGTTTTTCCGGGTGCTAATCATTTTACCAAAAGGTATCCTGCGGCAAACTGGATTCAACTGATAAACTCCAATCCTCATTACGATTTTACTCTTTTTGGTTCCCAGGCAGATGAAGAGCTATGTAAATTCATAACCCAAAAATGCTCCACTAATTGCAGAAATAAATGCTCTACGCTTACTCTGCGGGAACTTTTAACGGAACTGATTTCTTACAACTTAATTATTAGCGGTGATACCGGACCTATGCATTTAGCCGCAGCTTTGAATAAACCCCAAATAGCCATTTTTGGAGGAACACATCCGCGCTTGGGTTTCCGACCTTTGAACAATAAAGCTATTATTTTATGCGCTGAACTGCCTTGTCAACCTTGCTCTTTGCACGGAAAAGAAAAATGTCCTCTTAATCATTTCAATTGTATGAATGCTATTAGTCCCGCTTTGCTTAGTTCTGCTATTAAAAAAGCCCTGGAAGGTTGA